One window from the genome of Thermodesulfobacteriota bacterium encodes:
- the metH gene encoding methionine synthase, with amino-acid sequence MDELLLFDGACGTNLQRMEIPPSAWQGREGCNEFLNVSAAGLIREWHGSFLAAGADVLETNTFGANAVVLEEYGLAHRVAEINRAAVENARSAIRRSGRPAYVAGSLGPTTKLPSLGHIGRAQLSAAYAEQVRALADAGADLLIFETCQDLLQVKIGLVSCFETLEAMKREIPVMVSLTVESAGTMLVGTDLAAALAALEPFPLFSIGLNCATGPEGMTSHIRFLCRNYRGRVSCIPNAGIPQVSEGKTVYPLSPEAFAAQVSAFVREEGVSIVGGCCGTTPAHIRRLREALEGASPAPRDADPKPSLGSLYQAVEIRQEIPPFLIGERCNASGSKRFRERLLENDFDGALAVALEQQADGAHAVDLCTAYAGRDERADMEAMARLFARSVHAPMAVDSTRPECIEAALEIHPGRCLVNSVNLEDGGKNLERICRAARKHGAAVIALTIDEKGMAMTVEGKVAVAKRIYDLAVGRYGLRPRDLAFDLLTFTVGSGDPGLADAAANTLEAIRRVKEELPGVFTSLGVSNVSFGLSPASRRVLNSVFLHEAVAAGLDMAIVDAGKVLPLSSIPGDDREACLDLLYNRPRADGESPLAAFIRRFADKPASGEEAAPGKEAPALPPEEELAGKVLAGDREGIDDLLAILLSRRPAASIIGELLVPAMRRVGELFGRGEMLLPFVLRSAETMRYAVDRLAPHLGKSEREEGRTVLLATVAGDVHDIGKNLVDILLANNGYRVINLGIKIPAETIIEKAAATGADAIGLSGLLVKSALVMKESLPQFAAAGIRAPILLGGAALTRKFVAEECAPLYPGPVVYCPDAFAGLSALREFEAGTLASTVFAPAEAPAAMPAAKDAAVSRDVPVPVPPFLGRRHVMELEPSLLFPYINEPALFRGRWGYRRGKMTEEAYEELVREKVRPMYEEIKLRALAERLLEPRVAYGWFRCFSEGDALVVEHEGRAFSFPFPRRAAPPRLCIADYFRGREEGGDVAGFFVATVGDRTGAAARELFVAGRYHDYLMLHAFGVEAADALAEYWHELMRRELGFPGREYRGSRYGFGYASCPDLSGHAQLFELLAAGGIGVALTETMEMVPEQSTSAIVVHHPQAKYFAV; translated from the coding sequence ATGGACGAACTCCTGCTGTTCGACGGCGCCTGCGGCACGAATCTCCAGCGCATGGAGATCCCCCCGTCCGCCTGGCAGGGGCGCGAGGGGTGCAACGAGTTCCTGAACGTTTCCGCCGCCGGGCTGATCCGGGAATGGCACGGGTCGTTCCTCGCCGCGGGGGCGGACGTCCTCGAGACGAACACCTTCGGCGCGAACGCCGTCGTGCTGGAGGAATACGGGCTCGCCCACCGCGTCGCGGAGATCAACCGGGCGGCGGTGGAGAACGCCCGCTCGGCGATCCGCCGGTCGGGGCGCCCCGCGTACGTCGCCGGCTCCCTGGGCCCGACGACGAAGCTTCCCTCGCTGGGGCACATCGGCCGCGCGCAGCTTTCGGCCGCCTACGCGGAGCAGGTGCGCGCGCTGGCCGACGCCGGCGCCGATCTGCTGATCTTCGAGACGTGCCAGGACCTTCTGCAGGTGAAGATCGGCCTCGTTTCCTGCTTCGAGACGCTGGAAGCGATGAAGCGGGAGATCCCGGTGATGGTGTCGCTCACCGTGGAGAGCGCCGGGACGATGCTGGTGGGGACCGACCTGGCCGCCGCGCTGGCCGCCCTCGAGCCGTTCCCCCTCTTCTCCATCGGGCTCAACTGCGCGACGGGCCCCGAGGGGATGACCTCCCACATCCGCTTCCTTTGCCGGAACTACCGGGGTCGGGTCTCCTGCATCCCCAACGCCGGCATCCCCCAGGTATCGGAGGGGAAGACGGTCTACCCGCTCTCCCCCGAGGCGTTCGCCGCGCAGGTTTCCGCCTTCGTCCGGGAGGAGGGCGTCTCCATCGTGGGCGGCTGCTGCGGCACGACGCCCGCGCACATCCGGCGCCTCCGGGAGGCGCTCGAGGGGGCGTCCCCCGCCCCGCGCGATGCGGACCCCAAGCCCTCCCTCGGCAGCCTGTACCAGGCCGTCGAGATCCGCCAGGAGATCCCGCCCTTCCTCATCGGCGAGCGGTGCAACGCCTCCGGCTCGAAACGGTTCCGGGAGCGGCTCCTCGAGAACGACTTCGACGGGGCGCTCGCCGTCGCGCTCGAGCAGCAGGCGGACGGCGCCCACGCGGTGGACCTCTGCACGGCGTACGCGGGGAGGGACGAGCGGGCCGACATGGAAGCCATGGCCCGCCTCTTCGCGCGGTCGGTCCACGCCCCGATGGCCGTCGACTCGACCCGCCCGGAATGCATCGAGGCGGCGCTCGAGATCCATCCGGGAAGGTGCCTCGTCAACTCGGTGAATCTCGAGGACGGCGGGAAGAACCTCGAGCGGATCTGCCGCGCGGCCAGGAAGCACGGCGCCGCGGTCATCGCCCTCACGATCGACGAGAAAGGGATGGCGATGACGGTCGAGGGGAAGGTCGCCGTTGCGAAGCGGATATACGACCTCGCCGTGGGCCGGTACGGGCTGCGGCCGCGCGACCTGGCGTTCGACCTCCTCACGTTCACCGTCGGCTCGGGCGACCCGGGGCTGGCCGACGCGGCGGCGAACACGCTGGAGGCCATCCGGCGCGTAAAGGAGGAGCTCCCCGGCGTCTTCACATCGCTGGGCGTGAGCAACGTCTCCTTCGGTCTCTCCCCCGCCTCGCGCAGGGTCCTGAACTCCGTCTTCCTCCACGAGGCGGTGGCGGCCGGGCTCGACATGGCCATCGTGGACGCGGGGAAGGTGCTCCCGCTGTCGAGTATCCCCGGGGACGACCGGGAGGCGTGCCTGGACCTCCTCTACAACAGGCCGCGCGCCGACGGGGAGTCGCCGCTGGCCGCCTTCATCCGCCGCTTCGCGGACAAGCCCGCCTCCGGGGAAGAGGCGGCCCCGGGGAAGGAAGCCCCCGCGCTGCCGCCGGAGGAGGAGCTCGCGGGAAAGGTGCTGGCGGGCGACCGCGAGGGGATCGACGACCTCCTCGCGATCCTGCTGTCGCGCCGCCCGGCCGCGTCGATCATCGGGGAGCTCCTGGTCCCGGCGATGCGCCGCGTGGGGGAGCTGTTCGGCCGCGGGGAGATGCTCCTCCCCTTCGTGCTCCGCTCCGCGGAGACGATGCGGTACGCCGTGGACCGGCTGGCCCCGCACCTGGGGAAGTCGGAGCGGGAAGAGGGGCGCACGGTCCTGCTGGCCACCGTGGCGGGAGACGTGCACGACATCGGGAAGAACCTGGTGGACATCCTTTTGGCGAACAACGGGTACCGGGTGATCAACTTGGGCATCAAGATCCCCGCGGAGACGATCATCGAGAAAGCCGCTGCGACCGGCGCGGACGCGATCGGCCTGTCGGGGCTGCTCGTCAAGTCCGCGCTGGTGATGAAGGAGAGCCTCCCGCAGTTCGCCGCGGCGGGGATCCGGGCGCCCATCCTGCTGGGCGGCGCCGCGCTGACTCGGAAGTTCGTCGCGGAGGAGTGCGCCCCCCTGTATCCCGGCCCGGTGGTCTACTGCCCCGACGCCTTCGCGGGGCTCTCGGCGCTGCGGGAATTCGAGGCGGGCACGCTCGCCTCCACGGTCTTCGCCCCCGCGGAAGCCCCCGCCGCCATGCCCGCCGCGAAAGACGCGGCCGTTTCGCGGGACGTCCCTGTCCCGGTGCCGCCCTTCCTCGGCAGGCGGCACGTCATGGAGCTCGAGCCGTCCCTCCTGTTCCCCTACATCAACGAGCCGGCGCTCTTCCGGGGACGCTGGGGATACCGCCGCGGGAAGATGACGGAGGAGGCGTACGAGGAGCTGGTCCGGGAGAAGGTCCGCCCGATGTACGAGGAGATCAAGCTCCGCGCGCTGGCGGAGCGGCTCCTGGAGCCCCGGGTGGCCTACGGGTGGTTCCGCTGCTTCTCGGAGGGAGACGCGCTCGTCGTGGAGCACGAAGGGCGCGCCTTCTCCTTCCCCTTCCCGCGCCGCGCCGCGCCGCCCCGTCTCTGCATCGCGGACTACTTCCGGGGGCGGGAGGAGGGAGGCGACGTCGCGGGGTTCTTCGTCGCCACCGTCGGGGACCGGACCGGCGCGGCGGCCCGGGAGCTCTTCGTGGCCGGCCGGTACCACGACTACCTGATGCTGCACGCCTTCGGCGTGGAGGCCGCCGATGCGCTGGCGGAGTACTGGCACGAACTCATGCGCCGCGAACTGGGGTTCCCCGGCCGGGAATACCGGGGATCGCGGTACGGATTCGGCTACGCGTCCTGCCCGGACCTCTCGGGACACGCGCAGCTCTTCGAGCTCCTCGCCGCCGGCGGGATCGGCGTCGCCCTGACGGAAACGATGGAGATGGTGCCGGAGCAGTCGACCTCCGCCATCGTCGTCCACCATCCGCAGGCGAAGTATTTCGCCGTGTAG
- a CDS encoding rubredoxin, which produces MKKHICSRCGYVYDPDAGDPMSEVPPGTAFDELPPGWACPLCRAVKFAFDEMEQP; this is translated from the coding sequence GTGAAGAAGCACATCTGCTCGCGCTGCGGATACGTTTACGACCCCGACGCGGGGGACCCGATGAGCGAGGTCCCGCCGGGGACCGCCTTCGACGAGCTTCCCCCCGGATGGGCGTGCCCCTTGTGCCGCGCGGTGAAATTCGCGTTCGACGAGATGGAGCAGCCATGA
- a CDS encoding bifunctional homocysteine S-methyltransferase/methylenetetrahydrofolate reductase: MNILARMKEFPLVFDGAMGTMIYERGVFIHTCYDELCLSNPRLILQIHRDYIEAGAQVIETNTFGANPIKLKTFGLAERTEAINRAGVKLAREAAGGDVFVAGAVGPCTESTQKMPEAFAEEVESAFRAQMGALAAEGVDLFLLETFSNLNELLLAARVAKEFRGAVLASFTLNDRAETALGAPAEAMASALDADPNVDIVGINCGVGPSGTFDALHDVLSHTSKPVVAMPNAGMPREISGRVMYLTSPEYFTEYAKRYIELGVRGVGGCCGTTPAHIRTMARAVKTLPGVKRQIEVKPLVRPETAVQALPPEKKSRFAAKLMSGEKVTSVELLPPKSSNMEPLLAKARMCSEAGIDAINIPDGPRASARVSPMIAALSILREVGIEPVLHYCCRDRNLIGMQSDLLGGYAACLANFLIITGDPPKLGEYPDVTGVFDVDSIGLVQMASNLNRGVDIGGNPIDPPTGIFIGVGANPCAVDLEREIERYFRKIDAGAEFAITQPVFDADALFRFLDRIGGYRRTIPVLAGVWPLISYKNAEFMNNEVPGVVVPKAVLERMARCTTREEGRKAGIDIAREIIERIRDRVNGFQVSAPLGHVETALAVLGKN, encoded by the coding sequence ATGAACATCCTTGCCCGGATGAAGGAGTTCCCCCTGGTGTTCGACGGGGCGATGGGAACGATGATCTACGAGCGCGGCGTGTTCATCCACACCTGCTACGACGAGCTGTGCCTCTCCAACCCGCGGCTCATCCTCCAGATCCACCGGGACTACATCGAGGCGGGGGCCCAGGTGATCGAGACGAACACCTTCGGCGCGAACCCCATCAAGCTCAAGACCTTCGGCCTGGCCGAGCGGACCGAGGCGATCAACCGGGCGGGGGTGAAGCTGGCGCGGGAGGCGGCGGGGGGCGACGTGTTCGTCGCGGGGGCGGTGGGCCCGTGCACGGAGTCCACCCAGAAGATGCCGGAAGCATTCGCGGAGGAGGTGGAGAGCGCGTTCCGGGCCCAGATGGGCGCCCTCGCCGCGGAAGGCGTCGACCTGTTCCTGCTGGAGACCTTCTCCAACCTGAACGAGCTGTTGCTCGCCGCCCGCGTGGCGAAGGAGTTCCGCGGCGCGGTGCTCGCCTCCTTCACGCTGAACGACCGGGCGGAGACGGCCCTGGGAGCGCCGGCCGAGGCGATGGCCTCGGCGCTCGACGCGGATCCGAACGTGGACATCGTGGGGATCAACTGCGGCGTCGGCCCCTCCGGCACCTTCGACGCCCTCCACGACGTCCTGTCGCACACCTCCAAGCCCGTGGTGGCCATGCCGAACGCGGGGATGCCGAGGGAGATCAGCGGCCGGGTGATGTACCTGACCAGCCCGGAGTACTTCACCGAGTACGCCAAGCGGTACATCGAGCTCGGAGTGCGGGGGGTGGGCGGCTGCTGCGGCACGACCCCCGCGCACATCCGCACGATGGCGCGCGCCGTGAAGACGCTGCCGGGCGTGAAGCGCCAGATCGAGGTGAAGCCGCTGGTCCGGCCCGAGACGGCCGTCCAGGCGCTCCCGCCGGAGAAGAAGTCCCGCTTCGCGGCGAAGCTGATGTCGGGCGAAAAGGTCACCTCCGTGGAGCTGCTGCCGCCGAAGTCCAGCAACATGGAGCCGCTGCTCGCGAAGGCGCGGATGTGCTCGGAGGCCGGGATCGATGCGATCAACATCCCCGACGGGCCGCGGGCGAGCGCCCGCGTGTCCCCTATGATCGCGGCGCTCTCCATCCTCCGGGAGGTGGGGATCGAGCCGGTCCTGCACTACTGCTGCCGCGACCGGAACCTGATCGGCATGCAGTCGGACCTGCTGGGGGGATACGCGGCCTGCCTCGCGAACTTTCTCATCATCACAGGCGACCCGCCGAAGCTGGGAGAGTACCCGGACGTGACGGGCGTGTTCGACGTCGACTCCATCGGGCTGGTCCAGATGGCGTCGAACCTGAACCGCGGCGTGGACATCGGCGGGAACCCGATCGATCCGCCGACGGGGATCTTCATCGGCGTGGGGGCGAACCCGTGCGCCGTGGACCTCGAGCGGGAGATCGAGCGGTACTTCCGGAAGATCGACGCGGGGGCGGAGTTCGCCATCACCCAGCCGGTCTTCGACGCCGACGCCCTGTTCCGCTTCCTCGACCGCATCGGGGGGTACCGCCGGACGATCCCCGTGCTCGCCGGCGTGTGGCCGCTGATCAGCTACAAGAACGCGGAGTTCATGAACAACGAGGTGCCCGGCGTGGTCGTCCCGAAGGCGGTCCTCGAGCGGATGGCGCGCTGCACGACGCGGGAGGAAGGCCGGAAGGCCGGGATCGACATCGCCCGGGAGATCATCGAGCGGATCCGCGACCGGGTGAACGGATTCCAGGTGAGCGCGCCGCTGGGACACGTCGAGACGGCGCTGGCCGTTCTCGGGAAAAATTGA
- the gcvH gene encoding glycine cleavage system protein GcvH, protein MDEAALKFSEDHLWVLEMGETVRVGLSDYAQEQLGEIISATLGEVGRFLEQGETFGEVESQKTVVELASPITGTIRAVNEAAIEDPTLVNVDPYGKGWIVEIELADPEELDRLMNFEDYEAFTEE, encoded by the coding sequence ATGGACGAAGCCGCCCTCAAATTTTCCGAAGACCACCTCTGGGTTCTCGAGATGGGAGAGACCGTCCGGGTCGGACTGTCGGACTACGCCCAGGAGCAGCTCGGAGAGATCATCTCCGCCACGCTGGGCGAAGTCGGCAGGTTCCTGGAGCAGGGTGAGACGTTCGGCGAGGTGGAATCCCAGAAGACCGTGGTCGAGCTGGCCAGCCCCATCACGGGCACGATCCGCGCCGTGAACGAAGCGGCGATCGAGGATCCCACCCTGGTCAACGTCGACCCGTACGGGAAAGGCTGGATCGTCGAGATCGAGCTCGCCGACCCCGAGGAGCTCGACCGGCTCATGAACTTCGAGGACTACGAGGCGTTCACGGAGGAGTAA
- a CDS encoding PASTA domain-containing protein, whose translation MKRFATAAISCAILLLPAGVVFAGALDRGNVAPRSNPVAQSMIRVPGVVGQEQATAMAAIQQAGLNPSILEAKKIPKGMQGAAGMECKVVDQKPSAGGMAMYGTTVTVYVYKPGQCAAGMGSVPGAPSYGMGSTPSYGNPSSGFPGGPSSVPVQMQPMQGGMMGGTQMQGGQGFQVQQYYFPDPNASAPPGQQGQPSSPPPPPQGVDPYTGQPMPQGAPPPPTQ comes from the coding sequence ATGAAGCGATTCGCAACGGCGGCGATTTCCTGCGCGATCCTCCTCCTGCCGGCGGGCGTGGTCTTTGCGGGCGCCCTGGACCGGGGGAACGTCGCTCCCCGCAGCAATCCCGTGGCCCAGAGCATGATCCGGGTGCCGGGGGTCGTCGGGCAGGAGCAGGCGACGGCCATGGCGGCCATCCAGCAGGCCGGGCTGAATCCCTCGATCCTGGAGGCGAAGAAGATCCCGAAGGGGATGCAGGGAGCGGCGGGGATGGAGTGCAAGGTGGTCGACCAGAAGCCGTCGGCCGGCGGCATGGCGATGTACGGGACCACCGTGACCGTCTACGTGTACAAGCCCGGACAGTGCGCCGCCGGGATGGGAAGCGTCCCCGGGGCGCCGTCCTACGGGATGGGCTCCACGCCTTCTTACGGGAACCCGTCGTCGGGTTTCCCGGGCGGCCCATCCTCCGTCCCCGTCCAGATGCAGCCGATGCAGGGAGGCATGATGGGCGGGACCCAGATGCAGGGAGGCCAGGGCTTCCAGGTGCAGCAGTACTATTTCCCCGACCCGAACGCGTCCGCGCCTCCGGGGCAGCAGGGGCAGCCGTCCTCGCCTCCGCCTCCGCCGCAGGGCGTGGATCCGTACACCGGCCAGCCGATGCCGCAGGGTGCCCCGCCTCCTCCTACACAGTGA
- a CDS encoding CsgG/HfaB family protein yields the protein MRGSFRAAALSFLFLIACFPPAYGGWGSEAPQVDQSDTTKKLESLPRAQGNRRVVTIYEFRSSVSEVSGAAATDMFTTALIKSGAFAIAERQRLNQGVAFEKQLNAQGQSTGTAARHQLRGAEFIFEGTVSEANVQASKTGVGGVFRGLGVETSGDKATIGVDVRVVSAATAEVLDAVNVRKPVKSGGFSVSGIGSFAQKFTKKNLQGADVGVAHEGREGVDEALRACIEEAVYQLVQRYGAN from the coding sequence ATGAGAGGATCGTTCCGCGCGGCGGCGCTGTCGTTTTTATTCCTTATCGCGTGCTTTCCCCCCGCGTACGGCGGCTGGGGGTCGGAAGCCCCGCAGGTCGACCAGTCCGATACGACGAAGAAGCTGGAGAGTCTTCCGCGCGCCCAGGGGAACCGGCGGGTCGTGACCATCTACGAGTTCCGCTCCAGCGTCTCGGAGGTCTCCGGGGCGGCCGCCACCGACATGTTCACCACGGCGCTCATCAAGTCCGGCGCCTTCGCCATCGCGGAGCGCCAGCGGCTCAACCAGGGCGTCGCCTTCGAGAAGCAGCTCAACGCCCAGGGGCAGAGCACCGGCACCGCGGCCCGTCACCAGCTCCGGGGGGCGGAGTTCATCTTCGAAGGCACGGTCTCCGAGGCCAACGTGCAGGCGAGCAAGACCGGCGTCGGCGGGGTGTTCCGTGGCTTGGGCGTCGAGACCAGCGGGGATAAGGCGACCATCGGAGTCGACGTGCGGGTGGTCTCCGCCGCGACCGCCGAGGTGCTCGACGCCGTGAACGTCCGCAAGCCGGTCAAGTCCGGCGGATTTTCGGTGAGCGGGATCGGCTCGTTCGCCCAGAAATTCACGAAGAAGAATCTCCAGGGCGCGGACGTCGGTGTGGCTCACGAGGGGCGCGAAGGCGTGGACGAAGCGCTGAGGGCGTGCATCGAGGAGGCGGTCTACCAGCTTGTTCAGCGGTACGGCGCAAACTGA